In Achromobacter spanius, the following proteins share a genomic window:
- a CDS encoding cupin domain-containing protein, producing MFVDVSGASPREQNKWPSIVIPKEDIDLEIERLIDAPRPDNGRRASLITHPEAAAPGLGLAPGTDVTINVVNPGERTYNLRKNSNMLEICISGEGVATVAGRDIRVGHWDVWNTPAMQVHSYRNDGKTPWVRLSYSNAPLLEKLEIHYVEEFDGNVPPADANTKPVPPRAPDAARSRDLALREQITPEGAWLMGYEWLIDIDVLESKALHWPWQAVSRYLPTVEDMARGYNGRRLFVLYNPATERRIGTTHSFFATISSSPPDNHHVPHRHSSSAINYYLRGNGYSKVNGVRLDWKAGDLILSAPGWAMHSHHSGTETTSALTVQDHPLQIAMESLIWQERMQEPILALGSQSGFESNRAQLAAAT from the coding sequence ATGTTCGTCGACGTCAGCGGGGCCAGCCCCCGCGAACAAAACAAATGGCCGTCGATCGTGATCCCGAAAGAGGACATCGATCTGGAAATCGAACGGTTGATTGACGCGCCCCGGCCCGACAACGGCCGCCGCGCCTCGCTCATCACGCACCCCGAGGCCGCCGCGCCCGGGCTGGGTCTGGCCCCGGGTACCGACGTGACCATCAACGTGGTCAACCCCGGCGAACGCACCTACAACCTGCGCAAGAACTCCAACATGCTGGAGATCTGTATCAGCGGCGAGGGCGTGGCGACCGTGGCCGGCCGCGATATCCGCGTGGGGCATTGGGACGTCTGGAATACCCCCGCCATGCAGGTGCATTCGTACCGCAATGACGGCAAGACGCCGTGGGTGCGCTTGTCGTACTCGAACGCGCCCTTGCTGGAAAAGCTGGAAATCCACTACGTGGAAGAGTTTGACGGCAACGTGCCGCCGGCCGATGCCAACACGAAGCCCGTGCCGCCGCGCGCGCCCGACGCCGCGCGATCGCGCGACCTGGCGCTGCGCGAACAGATCACACCCGAGGGCGCGTGGCTGATGGGCTACGAATGGCTGATCGACATTGACGTGCTGGAATCCAAGGCGCTGCATTGGCCCTGGCAGGCGGTGTCGCGCTACCTGCCCACCGTGGAAGACATGGCGCGCGGCTACAACGGACGCCGCCTGTTCGTGCTGTACAACCCGGCCACCGAACGCCGCATCGGCACCACCCACAGCTTCTTCGCCACCATTTCGTCGTCGCCGCCGGACAACCACCACGTGCCGCACCGACACAGCTCGTCGGCCATCAACTATTACCTGCGCGGCAACGGCTACAGCAAGGTCAACGGCGTGCGGCTGGACTGGAAGGCAGGTGACCTGATCCTGTCCGCGCCCGGCTGGGCCATGCACTCGCACCATTCCGGCACCGAAACCACGTCCGCGCTGACGGTGCAAGACCACCCGCTGCAAATCGCCATGGAATCGCTGATCTGGCAGGAGCGCATGCAGGAACCCATTCTGGCGCTGGGCAGCCAGAGTGGCTTTGAAAGCAACCGTGCGCAATTGGCGGCCGCGACCTGA
- a CDS encoding non-heme iron oxygenase ferredoxin subunit, with the protein METWKPVALVADISPDTGTLRVVHEGEAVCLYKLPDDICATQDRCPHGNASLADGYLEDGTIECPLHQGVFDIRTGKPQCPPVTTDLRRYEVRVEADTIYLKAEAA; encoded by the coding sequence ATGGAGACCTGGAAACCCGTTGCGCTGGTGGCGGACATTTCGCCCGACACCGGCACGCTGCGCGTCGTGCATGAAGGCGAGGCCGTCTGCCTGTACAAGCTGCCCGACGACATCTGTGCCACCCAGGATCGCTGCCCGCACGGCAACGCCAGCCTGGCAGACGGCTACCTGGAAGACGGCACCATCGAATGCCCGCTGCACCAGGGCGTGTTCGACATCCGTACCGGCAAGCCGCAATGCCCGCCCGTTACCACCGACCTGCGCCGCTACGAGGTGCGGGTCGAGGCCGACACCATCTACCTGAAGGCAGAAGCCGCGTGA
- a CDS encoding aromatic ring-hydroxylating dioxygenase subunit alpha: MTCSDSAVLDTPAAAPIHLERRWPKEGYTRIPNWVYTDPAIFQKEMDVFFAGQTWNYVGLECEVPETGSYKRNWIGNRPVIMVRTETGDVNVLENRCAHRGAQICWQNTGRVTDFTCPYHQWNYDLHGNLQGVPFRRGAMGKGGMPRDFDPKQNGIRKLRTVNRGGSIWATFSEDAPSFEDYCGPEVLAEIDHMLPGKPLKLLGYSRQLIPSNWKMYLENLKDPYHATLLHTFYITFGLWRADSKSECIPTGGGAHSVMVSHNEGKKKTEATTEMSRFRDDLELLDLETVTPRAEFNRGRVGGAWVFPAAQFGIQANSLKTRHVIPRSPTEHELVFTYYGYEDDDEEMTRLRLKHANLLGPAGFVSMDDSEMLNQVQIGVTGYPEARGIVEMGGRDTEPADYMVTEVLIRSFYDYYRKAMGL; encoded by the coding sequence ATGACCTGTTCCGATTCCGCCGTGCTGGACACGCCCGCCGCGGCCCCCATCCATCTTGAACGCCGCTGGCCCAAAGAGGGCTACACGCGCATCCCCAACTGGGTCTACACCGACCCCGCCATCTTCCAGAAGGAAATGGACGTATTCTTCGCCGGCCAGACCTGGAACTACGTGGGCCTGGAATGCGAAGTGCCCGAAACCGGCAGCTACAAGCGCAACTGGATCGGCAACCGCCCGGTCATCATGGTGCGCACCGAAACGGGCGACGTGAACGTGCTGGAAAACCGCTGCGCGCATCGCGGCGCGCAGATCTGCTGGCAGAACACCGGCCGCGTCACCGATTTCACCTGCCCGTATCACCAATGGAACTACGACCTGCACGGCAACCTGCAAGGCGTGCCGTTCCGGCGCGGCGCCATGGGCAAGGGCGGCATGCCGCGCGACTTCGACCCCAAGCAGAACGGCATCCGCAAGCTGCGCACCGTGAACCGGGGCGGCTCCATCTGGGCCACGTTCTCCGAAGACGCGCCCAGCTTTGAAGACTATTGCGGCCCGGAAGTGCTGGCCGAAATTGACCACATGTTGCCGGGCAAGCCGCTCAAGCTGTTGGGCTACAGCCGCCAGTTGATTCCCAGCAACTGGAAGATGTACCTGGAAAACCTGAAAGACCCGTACCACGCCACCTTGCTGCACACCTTCTACATCACCTTCGGGCTGTGGCGCGCGGATTCCAAGTCGGAATGCATTCCCACGGGTGGCGGCGCGCACAGCGTCATGGTGTCGCACAACGAAGGCAAGAAGAAGACCGAGGCCACCACGGAAATGAGCCGGTTCCGCGACGACCTGGAACTGCTGGACCTGGAAACCGTGACCCCGCGCGCCGAGTTCAACCGGGGCCGCGTGGGCGGTGCCTGGGTGTTTCCGGCCGCGCAATTCGGCATCCAGGCCAATTCGCTAAAGACGCGCCATGTCATTCCGCGCAGCCCGACCGAGCACGAGCTGGTCTTTACTTATTACGGCTACGAGGACGACGACGAGGAAATGACCCGGCTGCGCCTGAAACACGCCAACCTGCTGGGGCCGGCCGGCTTTGTGTCGATGGACGACAGCGAAATGCTGAACCAGGTGCAGATCGGCGTCACGGGCTACCCCGAGGCGCGCGGCATCGTGGAAATGGGCGGGCGCGACACCGAACCGGCCGACTACATGGTGACCGAGGTGCTGATCCGGTCGTTCTATGACTATTACCGCAAGGCGATGGGGTTGTAA
- a CDS encoding DUF421 domain-containing protein, translating to MPDIAEIFSLEAGFAEMFIRGTTMYWVLYALLRLAGRRDLGSLGVADLLVLVLVADAGGNAMSGDSYSMGDGIIVVTTIVGWSFVLDRVVYYVPALQRILEPQRICLVRDGRIIVSGLRSEHISRGELMEQLRLKGVGNLAKVKRAYLESTGEFSVISVDEDTPPAHSTLEESPDDAPR from the coding sequence ATGCCGGACATCGCTGAAATTTTTTCGCTGGAAGCCGGGTTTGCCGAAATGTTCATACGCGGCACCACGATGTACTGGGTGCTGTACGCGCTGCTGCGCCTGGCGGGCAGGCGCGACCTGGGCTCGCTGGGGGTCGCCGACCTGCTGGTGCTGGTGTTGGTGGCCGACGCGGGCGGTAACGCCATGTCGGGTGACTCGTATTCGATGGGCGACGGCATCATTGTCGTCACGACCATTGTGGGATGGAGCTTCGTGCTGGACCGGGTGGTGTATTACGTGCCCGCCTTGCAGCGGATTCTGGAACCGCAACGCATCTGCCTGGTCCGGGATGGCCGCATCATTGTGTCCGGCTTGAGGAGCGAGCACATCAGTCGTGGCGAATTGATGGAGCAATTGCGGCTGAAGGGAGTGGGCAATCTGGCCAAGGTGAAGCGCGCGTACCTGGAGTCCACCGGCGAATTCAGCGTGATCAGCGTTGACGAAGACACTCCCCCCGCCCACTCCACGTTGGAAGAATCGCCGGACGACGCCCCGCGCTGA
- a CDS encoding ornithine cyclodeaminase family protein: protein MADALRYLTERDVVSVLNIHRAIDALQDMLVAQAREEARNLPKTLATWGDGSSMHALGSVQTGPAGYAGFKTWVHTKAGGGSLFSLFDAATGTLRAIIEARALGMLRTAAISGVATRTLAPADATRAALIGTGPQAVTQLAALAAVRPLRQVRVYSPTPEKRQAFVASVAGKYGFDIQASPSLEHALAGAEIVTLITRAVEPFVDAAMLADCRHLNAVGAILPAKAEFAQDVFSLTDRVVVDDLENARKGSRELREQYGSDGAPWQGVSVLGQLLAAGESRPDGARLTIFKGMGMGLSDLAMARVVYEHARDHGLGVELPPQTRENLLLSQP, encoded by the coding sequence ATGGCTGATGCGCTGCGGTATCTGACGGAACGGGACGTAGTCTCGGTGCTGAACATCCATCGCGCCATCGACGCGCTGCAAGACATGCTGGTGGCGCAGGCGCGCGAAGAAGCGCGCAACCTGCCCAAGACGCTGGCCACCTGGGGCGACGGCAGCTCAATGCATGCATTGGGTTCCGTGCAGACGGGTCCGGCCGGTTACGCCGGGTTCAAGACCTGGGTGCACACCAAGGCGGGCGGCGGCTCGCTGTTCAGCCTGTTTGATGCGGCAACGGGCACGCTGCGCGCCATTATCGAAGCGCGCGCGCTGGGCATGTTGCGCACGGCGGCGATCAGCGGCGTGGCCACGCGCACCCTGGCGCCGGCCGACGCCACCCGCGCCGCGCTGATCGGCACCGGCCCGCAAGCGGTCACGCAACTGGCAGCGCTGGCGGCGGTGCGCCCCTTGCGCCAGGTGCGCGTCTATAGCCCCACGCCCGAAAAGCGCCAGGCCTTCGTGGCCAGCGTGGCCGGCAAGTATGGCTTCGATATCCAGGCATCCCCCAGCCTGGAACACGCGCTGGCGGGCGCCGAGATCGTCACGCTGATCACGCGCGCGGTCGAGCCTTTCGTGGACGCGGCCATGCTGGCCGACTGCCGGCACTTGAACGCGGTGGGCGCCATCCTGCCCGCCAAGGCCGAATTCGCGCAAGACGTGTTCAGCCTGACCGACCGCGTGGTGGTGGACGACCTGGAAAACGCCCGCAAGGGCTCGCGTGAACTGCGCGAGCAATACGGATCGGACGGCGCGCCGTGGCAGGGCGTGTCGGTGTTGGGCCAATTGCTGGCGGCCGGCGAATCACGTCCTGATGGCGCCCGGCTGACGATCTTCAAGGGCATGGGCATGGGCCTGTCTGACCTGGCGATGGCGCGCGTGGTGTACGAGCACGCACGCGACCACGGGCTGGGGGTGGAACTGCCGCCGCAGACCCGCGAAAACCTGCTGCTGTCGCAGCCCTGA
- a CDS encoding aromatic-ring-hydroxylating dioxygenase subunit beta: MTLTDLTDAPALRAQLRDFYDDYAFCLDEGRLEEWPDFFTEDCHYRVLSRENHDAGLPLGLIYCMNKNMVRDRVTALRETTMFEPRSLRHFISGVRVMEVQGDHIVSQANFAIMESLSDREPSLNMVGRYLDVLRVTPEGLAISRRDCVYDNYRVRTSLIVPI; the protein is encoded by the coding sequence ATGACCCTGACCGACCTGACCGACGCCCCGGCCCTGCGCGCGCAACTGCGTGACTTCTACGACGACTACGCCTTTTGCCTGGACGAGGGGCGGCTTGAAGAATGGCCTGACTTCTTCACCGAAGACTGCCACTACCGCGTGCTGTCCCGCGAGAACCACGACGCGGGCCTGCCGCTGGGCCTGATCTATTGCATGAACAAGAACATGGTGCGCGACCGCGTGACCGCGCTGCGCGAAACCACCATGTTTGAACCGCGTTCGCTGCGCCACTTCATCAGCGGCGTGCGTGTGATGGAAGTGCAGGGCGACCACATCGTGTCGCAAGCCAACTTCGCCATCATGGAGTCGCTTTCCGACCGCGAGCCCAGCCTGAACATGGTGGGCCGCTACCTGGACGTGCTGCGCGTCACCCCCGAAGGCCTGGCCATCAGCCGCCGCGACTGCGTGTACGACAACTACCGCGTGCGCACGTCGCTGATCGTGCCCATCTGA
- a CDS encoding DUF4142 domain-containing protein, with amino-acid sequence MKTRTLTAALLSVSVLGAGNFAVAQQTAPTTPSTGAPASPTKPASPGAPAAPMAAESKLDGKDRDFIENAAQSGHMEVEGSKMALEKSQNPEVKKFAQQMIDDHTKAGQKLAALAKSKGVDVPTDPSLMQQAKLKTLGMRDDGFDEAYAEGVGVSAHEDAVKLFEQASNEVKDPELKQFATETLPTLQQHLQMAKTLEQSVKNAKPK; translated from the coding sequence ATGAAAACTCGCACTCTGACTGCCGCCCTGCTTTCGGTGTCCGTGCTTGGCGCCGGCAATTTCGCCGTCGCGCAACAAACCGCCCCGACCACTCCTTCCACCGGCGCGCCGGCTTCGCCCACGAAGCCGGCCTCACCGGGCGCACCCGCCGCGCCGATGGCGGCCGAATCCAAGCTCGACGGCAAAGACCGCGACTTTATTGAAAACGCCGCGCAGTCCGGCCATATGGAAGTCGAAGGCAGCAAGATGGCACTCGAGAAGTCCCAAAACCCTGAAGTGAAGAAGTTCGCGCAACAGATGATCGACGACCACACCAAGGCGGGCCAGAAGTTGGCCGCCCTGGCCAAGAGCAAGGGCGTGGACGTCCCCACCGACCCGTCCTTGATGCAGCAAGCGAAGCTGAAGACGCTGGGCATGCGCGATGACGGGTTTGACGAGGCCTATGCCGAAGGGGTGGGCGTGTCGGCCCATGAAGACGCCGTGAAGCTGTTTGAACAGGCATCGAACGAGGTCAAGGATCCCGAGTTGAAGCAGTTCGCCACCGAAACCTTGCCGACGCTTCAGCAGCATTTGCAAATGGCGAAGACGCTGGAACAAAGCGTGAAGAACGCCAAGCCGAAGTAA
- a CDS encoding fumarylacetoacetate hydrolase family protein — MKLISFLEAGRNAWGVVRDTDVVVLTHVWPDVIAGLEAGLDEIAGAAQADGMPCRPLAGLQWLPPVPAPGKILCVGLNYGRHVAEAGRDLPAHPSMFVRFADSVVGHREPVWKPRASDRFDYEGELAVVIGRGGRHIAAEDALSHVAGYTCMAENSVRDFQKHNAQVTPGKNFERSGAIGPWLVTADEVGDPSRLEVMSRLNGERMQHGQVSDLIFPIPELIAYISAFTPLSPGDIIATGTPEGVGSSRKPPRFMVAGDTLEVDIPGIGTLVNTVADEPACQQGDAHG; from the coding sequence ATGAAGCTCATCAGCTTCTTGGAGGCCGGGCGCAACGCCTGGGGCGTCGTGCGAGACACCGACGTCGTGGTGTTGACCCACGTCTGGCCCGACGTCATCGCCGGCTTGGAAGCGGGCCTGGACGAGATCGCTGGCGCGGCCCAGGCCGACGGGATGCCCTGTAGGCCCTTGGCCGGTCTGCAATGGCTGCCCCCCGTGCCCGCGCCGGGCAAGATCCTGTGCGTGGGCTTGAACTACGGGCGGCACGTAGCCGAAGCCGGCCGCGACCTGCCGGCGCATCCGTCCATGTTTGTCCGCTTTGCCGATAGCGTGGTGGGCCATCGCGAACCCGTGTGGAAACCGCGCGCATCCGACCGCTTCGACTACGAAGGCGAACTGGCGGTGGTGATCGGCCGGGGCGGGCGCCACATTGCGGCCGAAGACGCGCTATCGCACGTGGCGGGCTACACCTGCATGGCCGAAAACTCGGTGCGCGACTTTCAAAAGCACAACGCGCAGGTCACGCCCGGCAAGAACTTCGAACGCAGCGGCGCCATCGGTCCGTGGCTGGTCACCGCTGACGAAGTAGGCGACCCGTCCCGCCTGGAAGTCATGTCACGCCTGAATGGCGAACGGATGCAGCACGGCCAGGTGTCCGACCTGATCTTTCCCATTCCCGAACTCATCGCCTACATCAGCGCGTTCACACCGCTGTCGCCGGGCGACATCATCGCCACCGGCACCCCCGAAGGCGTGGGCTCCAGCCGCAAGCCGCCGCGCTTCATGGTGGCGGGCGACACGCTGGAAGTGGACATCCCCGGCATCGGCACGCTGGTCAATACGGTGGCGGACGAACCCGCCTGCCAACAAGGAGACGCGCATGGCTGA
- a CDS encoding GntR family transcriptional regulator: protein MAAQIDKVISELRDMVLSGALQPGERVVELQFSARLGVSRTPLRIALTELEKEGLLERLPSRGFRVRAFTVDEIGDAVDVRGVLEGMAARLLAERGASPEVLEQLSQAVEEGRTLLAPARRDPNTTVDARAWGQINRRFHEILCEAAGNRALLSALEHNNKTPLAGPAALTLPSTPSLLETPFVLRAQADHEDLLRAITRREAVRAENLMREHAYRSRENKRVLLESLRGTISAQPLLADHSA, encoded by the coding sequence ATGGCCGCACAAATCGATAAAGTGATTTCCGAACTTCGGGACATGGTGCTTTCGGGCGCTTTGCAACCCGGAGAACGGGTCGTGGAACTCCAGTTTTCGGCGCGCCTGGGCGTGTCGCGCACGCCGCTGCGCATTGCGCTGACCGAACTTGAAAAGGAAGGCCTGCTGGAACGCCTGCCGTCGCGCGGGTTCCGGGTGCGGGCGTTCACGGTGGATGAAATCGGCGATGCGGTTGATGTGCGTGGCGTGCTGGAAGGCATGGCGGCGCGTCTGCTGGCCGAACGCGGCGCCTCGCCCGAGGTGCTGGAACAACTGTCGCAGGCAGTGGAAGAAGGACGCACGCTGTTGGCGCCCGCGCGCCGTGATCCCAACACCACGGTGGACGCGCGCGCCTGGGGCCAGATCAACCGCCGGTTTCACGAAATTCTGTGCGAAGCGGCCGGCAACCGCGCCCTGCTGTCCGCGCTGGAACACAACAACAAGACGCCGTTGGCGGGGCCCGCGGCGCTGACGCTGCCGTCCACCCCTTCCCTGCTGGAAACGCCCTTTGTGCTGCGGGCACAGGCCGATCACGAAGACCTGTTGCGTGCCATCACCCGGCGCGAAGCCGTGCGCGCTGAAAACCTGATGCGCGAACACGCTTACCGCAGCCGCGAAAACAAGCGCGTGTTGCTGGAATCGCTGCGCGGCACGATCTCGGCGCAACCGCTGTTGGCGGATCACAGCGCCTAG
- a CDS encoding NAD(P)/FAD-dependent oxidoreductase has protein sequence MNSDAIVIVGAGQAGGWAAATLRERGYAGRVVLLGDEPHAPYERPPLSKAVLGGHAPAESTELFSAERLAALNVAFQPGVAATRLRLADKQVDTSDGASIAYDKLILCMGGRPVVPPLPGINHAGVYVLRTRDDALRLRAQLGPDKHVLIVGGGWIGLEVAATARQAGTQVTVLEQAPRLCARSVLPGVSAYLAAMHAQAGVNLMLGASLLAVHAQADGRPVAELADGTRIAAHAVVLGVGLQANDALAREAGIACQRGVLVDEYCRTSAPDVYAAGDVAVSVHADAGGPVRLESWQNAQDQGTAAALCALGETAPYLPSGAVWSEQYDAMVQIVGFPALAASEVLRPQADARVLLSVALDASGRVVAGVAVNAARDLRQLRKWIAQRAVVDPALLQQPDVPLANAQIG, from the coding sequence GTGAACTCGGACGCGATCGTCATCGTGGGCGCGGGGCAGGCGGGCGGTTGGGCCGCCGCCACCCTGCGCGAACGCGGCTACGCCGGCCGTGTGGTGCTGCTGGGCGACGAGCCGCACGCGCCCTATGAACGTCCGCCCTTGAGCAAGGCCGTGCTGGGCGGGCACGCGCCCGCCGAAAGCACCGAACTGTTTTCGGCCGAGCGGCTGGCGGCGCTGAACGTGGCGTTCCAGCCCGGCGTGGCCGCCACGCGCTTACGGCTGGCCGACAAGCAGGTGGACACGTCCGACGGCGCCTCAATTGCCTACGACAAGCTGATTCTGTGCATGGGTGGGCGACCGGTCGTGCCACCGTTGCCGGGCATCAACCATGCCGGTGTTTACGTGCTGCGCACCCGCGACGACGCGCTGCGTCTGCGCGCCCAGTTGGGGCCGGACAAGCACGTGCTGATTGTGGGCGGCGGATGGATCGGGCTGGAAGTGGCCGCCACCGCGCGCCAGGCCGGCACCCAGGTCACCGTGCTGGAACAGGCCCCACGGCTATGCGCCCGCAGCGTACTGCCGGGCGTTTCCGCGTACCTGGCCGCGATGCATGCACAAGCCGGCGTGAACCTCATGCTGGGCGCCAGCCTGCTTGCGGTCCATGCGCAAGCAGACGGGCGTCCCGTGGCCGAGCTGGCTGACGGCACCCGCATCGCGGCGCACGCCGTGGTGCTGGGCGTGGGGCTACAAGCCAACGACGCACTGGCGCGCGAGGCGGGCATAGCCTGCCAGCGCGGTGTGCTGGTCGATGAGTATTGCCGCACGTCGGCGCCGGATGTCTACGCCGCGGGCGACGTGGCCGTGTCGGTGCACGCCGATGCGGGTGGCCCGGTGCGATTGGAATCCTGGCAGAACGCGCAAGACCAGGGCACGGCCGCCGCGCTGTGTGCGCTGGGCGAGACGGCGCCGTATCTGCCCAGCGGCGCGGTCTGGTCCGAGCAGTACGACGCCATGGTGCAGATCGTGGGCTTTCCGGCGTTGGCGGCCAGCGAAGTGCTGCGCCCGCAGGCCGACGCGCGTGTCTTGCTGTCGGTGGCGCTGGACGCCAGCGGCCGCGTCGTGGCCGGCGTGGCGGTCAATGCTGCCCGGGACTTGCGCCAACTGCGGAAATGGATCGCGCAACGCGCGGTGGTGGACCCGGCGTTACTACAGCAGCCAGACGTGCCGCTGGCCAACGCCCAAATCGGATAA